Proteins encoded by one window of Lathyrus oleraceus cultivar Zhongwan6 chromosome 1, CAAS_Psat_ZW6_1.0, whole genome shotgun sequence:
- the LOC127115759 gene encoding uncharacterized protein LOC127115759 produces MRPLHHSSPPQGSIAPFAALPPENILHSIYYGNGSIPKSDPLPIILSVLAGGFIILIVVGIILWKCLTLTPPPSAAVNQAVLGVPVPIPMETWVSSRVEGNNETTG; encoded by the exons ATGAGGCCACTTCATCACTCATCACCACCCCAAG GTTCCATTGCTCCATTTGCCGCACTTCCACCGGAAAACATCTTACATTCGATCTATTATGGAAATGGAAGTATCCCCAAATCGGATCCATTGCCGATCATTTTAAGTGTACTTGCAGGAGGGTTTATTATTCTAATAGTAGTTGGGATAATTCTTTGGAAGTGTCTAACATTAACACCACCACCATCAGCCGCCGTTAACCAGGCCGTATTAGGAGTGCCGGTGCCCATACCGATGGAAACGTGGGTATCTTCAAGAGTTGAGGGTAACAACGAAACAACCGGCTAG